A single genomic interval of Pyrus communis chromosome 5, drPyrComm1.1, whole genome shotgun sequence harbors:
- the LOC137733804 gene encoding DEAD-box ATP-dependent RNA helicase 31-like — protein sequence MKATSLSATFMPVGLLPQLRLLSTSVPATRYPPMKFAPSISSSQAVPILSRVFPLRLRYVGLGLRRSLQTERAFSTRAFRGSRTGSGSELPRAYERRAGGASKSLIEDEAELSDWVSELKSDSRGESEGRRVTVGERGTDMDSYPMKRSRRDSDSGDFGDSKRREFRSPNQSFSRNSGMSKRFDNKSEGDRKERAFPPRNSRGNPNSNGDFGDLSRRRFPAQNDSFSRNAGTSNRFDNKFRSDDDKEDRFPRRNNRGDSNSFSKGSSSSKVKGESFTRNRGGRDSGKELRVMDDTEEEEVKPFGGIGDFLSEEESDTAASDDDGFGALREKNAASLLRGSDDEVSKRVLPKSSAGSSDSYLSESRFDQCSVSPLSLKGIKDAGYEKMTVVQEATLPVILKGKDVLAKARTGTGKTVAFLLPSIEVVVNSPPITRDNKRPPIFVLVICPTRELASQAATEANKLLKYHPSVGVQVVIGGTRLALEQKRIQANPCQILVATPGRLKDHIENTAGFATRLMGVKVLVLDEADHLLDMGFRKDIERIISAVPKQRQTLLFSATVPEEVRQICHIALKRDHEYINTVEEGSEETHAQVAQTHLVAPLDRHFSLVYSLLKEHIADDVDYKVLVFCTTAMVTRLVADLLGELNLNVREIHSRKPQSYRTRVSDEFRKSKGLILVTSDVSARGVDYPDVSLVIQVGVPADRQQYIHRLGRTGRKGKVGQGILLLAPWEEFFLSNIKDLPISKAAVPSVDPDTTKKVERALSKVEMKNKEAAYQAWLGYYNSNKKVGRDKHRLVELANEFSRSMGLDNPPAIPKLVLGKMGLKNVPGLRSK from the exons ATGAAAGCGACGTCGCTTTCGGCAACTTTCATGCCCGTCGGACTCTTACCCCAACTCCGACTCCTCAGCACCTCTGTTCCGGCGACCCGTTACCCGCCCATGAAATTCGCGCCTTCCATTTCGTCCTCTCAGGCCGTACCCATTTTGTCGCGGGTCTTCCCCTTGAGGCTTAGGTACGTAGGGTTGGGGCTTCGTCGCTCTCTGCAGACTGAGCGAGCATTTTCAACTCGGGCGTTCCGGGGCTCCAGGACCGGGTCGGGGTCCGAGTTGCCACGTGCCTACGAGAGAAGAGCGGGTGGAGCTTCGAAGAGTCTGATTGAGGACGAGGCTGAGCTCAGTGACTGGGTCAGCGAGTTAAAGAGTGACTCGCGCGGCGAATCGGAGGGCCGTAGGGTGACGGTTGGAGAGAGGGGTACCGACATGGACTCTTATCCGATGAAGAGGAGCAGGAGAGATAGTGACTCTGGAGATTTTGGTGATTCTAAAAGGCGAGAATTTCGATCACCGAATCAGTCTTTTTCGAGAAATTCGGGGATGAGTAAGCGATTTGATAATAAATCTGAGGGTGATAGGAAAGAGAGAGCATTTCCACCCAGAAACAGTCGTGGGAATCCGAATTCAAATGGCGATTTTGGAGATTTGAGTAGGCGAAGATTTCCGGCCCAAAATGATTCCTTTTCGAGAAATGCAGGGACAAGTAATCGCTTTGATAACAAATTTCGGAGTGATGATGACAAGGAAGACAGATTTCCCCGTAGAAACAATCGTGGGGACTCGAATTCGTTTTCAAAAGGTAGTTCGAGTTCAAAGGTGAAAGGGGAATCATTTACCAGGAATAGAGGTGGAAGAGATTCGGGTAAAGAATTGCGAGTAATGGATGATACTGAAGAGGAGGAGGTAAAACCATTTGGTGGTATTGGGGATTTTCTTAGTGAGGAAGAGAGTGACACTGCTGCTTCTGATGATGATGGTTTTGGAGcattaagagaaaaaaatgcAGCTTCCTTGCTTCGCGGTTCGGATGATGAAGTGAGCAAAAGGGTTCTGCCTAAAAGTTCAGCTGGAAGCTCTGACTCTTATTTGAGTGAATCGCG GTTTGATCAATGTTCGGTCTCTCCACTGTCCTTGAAAGGAATCAAGGACGCAGGATATGAAAAGATGACTGTAGTGCAAGAAGCTACTCTTCCAGTAATATTGAAAG GCAAGGATGTGCTGGCCAAGGCTAGAACAGGCACTGGAAAAACTGTGGCGTTCTTG CTTCCATCAATTGAAGTTGTTGTAAATTCGCCTCCTATTACCCGTGATAACAAGCGACCACCAATTTTTGTACTTGTTATATGCCCAACCAGGGAGTTGGCAAGTCAAGCTGCTACTGAAGCCAATAAGTTGTTGAAATATCATCCCTCTGTTGGTGTCCAAGTTGTGATCGGTGGTACACGACTTGCTTTAGAACAGAAACGTATCCAAGCCAACCCTTGCCAG ATTCTTGTCGCTACACCTGGAAGGCTCAAAGATCACATTGAGAATACCGCAGGTTTTGCAACTAGGCTGATGGGTGTCAAAGTCCTTGTACTTGATGAAGCTGATCATTTACTGGATATGGGATTCCGTAAAGATATTGAAAGGATTATATCAGCTGTTCCCAAACAACGGCAGACACTTTTGTTTTCCGCCACTGTTCCGGAAGAG GTCCGTCAAATCTGTCATATTGCTTTGAAAAGAGATCACGAATATATCAATACAGTTGAAGAAGGCAGTGAAGAGACACATGCACAG GTCGCACAGACGCATTTGGTCGCTCCATTGGACAGGCATTTTTCCTTAGTATATAGTCTTCTTAAAGAGCATATTGCAGATGATGTTGACTATAAG GTTCTTGTATTCTGCACTACCGCTATGGTAACACGACTGGTTGCAGACCTTCTTGGTGAGCTGAACTTGAATGTCAGAGAGATCCATTCTAGAAAGCCACAGAGTTATAGAACCAGGGTTTCTGATGAATTTCGGAAATCAAAGGGTCTTATTCTTGTGACTTCTGATGTATCTGCACGTGGGGTTGATTATCCAGATGTTTCCCTAGTCATACAG GTGGGCGTGCCAGCCGATAGACAACAGTATATACATCGACTTGGAAGAACTGGTCGTAAAGGCAAAGTGGGGCAAGGGATATTGCTACTGGCTCCTTGGGAGGAGTTCTTCTTGTCCAATATTAAGGATTTGCCAATATCCAAGGCTGCTGTACCGTCAGTCGATCCAGATACTACGAAGAAG